A section of the Verrucomicrobiota bacterium genome encodes:
- the larA gene encoding nickel-dependent lactate racemase, producing the protein MKVDLAYGHGHLPVELPDDRTTVIKPAHTPGLADERAAVFAALEKPIGAQPLRQWIKSGQRVCILFTDITRATPNERLIPWLLEHLAHVPRENITLLNQLGTHRPNTRAELETMLTPTVIQNYRVLNHEPENPDALVQLGTTRDGTPALLNRHVVEADVRIVTGFIEPHFFAGFSGGVKGIMPGVAGLQTVMSNHGARNIGDPQSTFGITNGNPIWEEMRDIALRVGPSFLLNVSLNEERQITGVFAGDLLAAHKVGCEFVRKSAMQKFDAPFDIVVTTNSGYPLDQNLYQGVKGMSAGARVIKEGGTLILACECREGVPAHSPLDDLLRSAASPEEILTLLAAPGFVRPEQWQAQIQSLIQRKARVLIYSSLADDIVRAAHLTPCHDITAAVKECLQSHRNGARVAALPQGPLTIPYLA; encoded by the coding sequence ATGAAAGTCGATCTCGCCTATGGCCACGGTCATTTGCCAGTGGAACTGCCCGATGATCGCACCACCGTCATCAAACCGGCCCACACGCCCGGCCTGGCTGACGAACGCGCCGCCGTTTTCGCCGCGCTGGAAAAACCCATCGGCGCGCAACCGTTGCGGCAGTGGATCAAATCCGGCCAACGCGTCTGCATTCTGTTCACCGACATTACCCGCGCCACGCCCAACGAACGCCTCATTCCCTGGCTGCTCGAGCATCTCGCCCATGTCCCGCGCGAGAACATCACGCTCCTGAACCAGCTCGGCACGCACCGGCCGAACACCCGCGCTGAACTGGAAACAATGCTGACGCCCACCGTTATCCAGAATTACCGCGTCCTCAATCACGAACCGGAAAATCCCGATGCCCTCGTTCAACTTGGCACCACCCGCGACGGCACCCCTGCCCTCCTCAATCGTCACGTCGTCGAGGCGGACGTCCGCATCGTCACCGGTTTCATTGAGCCGCATTTCTTCGCCGGATTCAGCGGCGGCGTCAAAGGCATCATGCCCGGCGTGGCTGGCCTCCAGACTGTGATGAGCAATCACGGCGCGAGAAATATCGGCGATCCTCAATCCACCTTCGGCATCACGAACGGAAATCCCATCTGGGAGGAAATGCGTGACATCGCGCTGCGCGTCGGCCCGAGTTTTCTCCTGAACGTCTCGCTTAACGAAGAACGGCAGATCACCGGCGTCTTCGCCGGCGACCTGCTCGCGGCGCACAAAGTCGGCTGCGAATTCGTCAGAAAATCCGCCATGCAAAAGTTCGATGCGCCGTTTGATATCGTTGTCACTACGAACAGCGGTTATCCACTCGATCAAAATCTTTATCAGGGCGTCAAGGGAATGAGCGCCGGGGCGCGCGTCATCAAGGAAGGCGGCACGTTGATCCTGGCCTGTGAATGTCGCGAAGGCGTTCCCGCCCACAGTCCGCTCGATGATCTTTTGCGCAGCGCCGCCAGTCCCGAAGAAATTCTGACGCTGCTGGCCGCCCCCGGTTTCGTCCGGCCCGAACAATGGCAGGCACAAATCCAGTCCCTCATCCAACGCAAAGCCAGAGTGCTCATCTACAGTTCATTGGCTGACGACATCGTTCGCGCCGCGCATCTCACTCCCTGCCACGACATCACCGCCGCCGTAAAGGAATGCCTCCAATCCCATCGCAACGGCGCGCGCGTCGCTGCGCTGCCGCAAGGGCCGCTTACCATTCCGTATCTGGCGTGA
- a CDS encoding M48 family metallopeptidase, with protein MKTYTMRLFFIGGVTVLVIALFSSCTTVPETGRRQVNLISPSEEMKLGLTSFDKMKQEVPVSKDAAANALVQKVGKRIAAVAPLPNAQWEFVVFESKEANAFCLPGGKVGIYTGILPITKDEAGLATVIGHEVAHAVARHGAERMTEAMGIEGLGKILGSATAESKWNTAVTTVYGVGSKLGVALPHSRLQESEADHIGILYMARAGYDPEASVGFWERFAEFNRQGGASTPWFLRTHPVDEVRIKQLKGWLPEAKQQYRPQ; from the coding sequence ATGAAAACTTACACGATGCGATTATTCTTTATCGGAGGGGTTACGGTTCTAGTGATCGCGCTGTTCAGCAGTTGCACCACGGTGCCGGAAACGGGCCGGCGGCAGGTCAACCTGATTTCACCGTCGGAGGAGATGAAGCTTGGGTTGACGAGTTTCGACAAAATGAAACAGGAGGTGCCGGTCAGCAAGGATGCCGCCGCGAACGCGCTGGTTCAGAAAGTCGGCAAGCGCATTGCCGCGGTGGCGCCGTTGCCGAACGCGCAGTGGGAGTTCGTGGTGTTTGAAAGCAAGGAGGCCAACGCGTTTTGTCTGCCCGGCGGCAAGGTCGGCATTTACACCGGCATCCTGCCGATCACCAAAGATGAGGCGGGGTTGGCGACGGTCATTGGTCATGAGGTGGCGCACGCCGTGGCGCGGCATGGCGCTGAGCGGATGACCGAGGCGATGGGGATTGAAGGGCTTGGAAAAATCCTCGGCAGCGCGACGGCAGAATCCAAATGGAACACGGCGGTTACGACGGTCTATGGCGTGGGAAGTAAGCTGGGCGTGGCGTTACCGCATAGTCGGTTGCAGGAATCCGAGGCGGACCACATCGGAATCTTGTATATGGCGCGGGCAGGTTACGACCCGGAAGCTTCGGTCGGTTTTTGGGAGCGGTTCGCGGAATTCAATCGGCAGGGTGGCGCCAGCACTCCGTGGTTTCTCCGCACGCATCCAGTGGATGAGGTTCGCATCAAACAACTCAAAGGCTGGCTGCCGGAGGCGAAACAGCAGTATCGGCCTCAGTAA